The Sinorhizobium sp. B11 genomic interval AAAGTATGGAGCGGGTGGGGCTCGCATCGAGGCTGCTCGAGGCTTTCCGACGGTCTACGAGGTTGGTCTCCCAACGCTCCGGAAGTATCGAGCCAACTTTCCCGACGACATGGAAGCAGTTCGGGTTCAAACGTGTTTCGCGCTCATCGCAGCGGTCGAAGACACCAACCTTCTGCACAGAGGCGGCCAGCGAGGTCTTCGCCACGCAAGGCTTGCCGCTGATGCGTGGCTTCAAGATGGTGGGATCGCTAATCCGCGTTGGCGGGAGAGCGCCCACTTAGTCCATCAAGAGTTTATCGGCCACTGGCTTAGCCCGGGAGGATCTGCGGATCTCTTGGCGATGACCCTTTTTGTAGACGCTCAGGAAAGGCCTTTTATCTGATGATTGCGACAATTCTACTCGCACTGACGCCGATATTCTTTGTCATGACCCTGGGTTACGGAGCCGGACGATGGAGCATCGTTGACAATCATCACGTCGACGGTCTCAACGTACTGGTCATGAACTTCGCGCTGCCTGCTTCCCTTTTTGCCGCAACCGCTTCGGCTTCCCGATCGGAGATGTATGCCCAAGCTCCGTTGTTCGTGATTTTAAGCGGCATGATGCTCTTCGTTTTCTTGGGGTGGTACTTCTTTCAAGTCAGGTTCCGAAAAATAGGAAAGCCGGATTCATCTCTCCAGGCGCTTACGATCGCGTTTCCTAATCTCGCTGGTGTCGGGTTGCCAATATTGGCAGACGTAATCGGCCCTGATGGAACCATACCCCTTGCGGTGGCGCTCGCGGCCGGCTCCATCGTCATCAGCCCTCTGGCGTTGGTTCTAGTGGAACTGAATGTAAAAAAAGACCGCGTTGATCCGTCTGCAGGCAAATCGAAAGTGTTCAACGCGCTTCGGCACGCGCTGACCAAGCCAGTGGTTCTGGCGCCAGCCTTGGGTATCGTGTTCTCCCTGAGCGGACTTCCAACGGGAAAAGTGTTGGACGCAAGTCTCCTGTTGATCGGGCATGCTGCTCCGGGCGTCGCGCTATTCCTAACCGGCGTCGTGCTTTCGGCCCAAGCCTTCCGTTTGAACTGGAAGGTCGTGAACGCGACTATTGTCGCTGATCTGGTTCGTCCCCTGCTGACTGCAGCGATTGTGCTGGCTCTAGGTGTCGCGCCAGAGACCGCCAAGGTAGCGATCCTGCTCGCGGCCGTCCCTTCGGGCTTCTTCGGCATCCTGTTCGCGGTCAACTACCGGCTGGACTCGGCCACCACCGGGTCGATGGTGATCGCCAGCACCATTTCGAGCGTCGTGACTCTAGCGGTAGCCATCGCTTTACTCTATCCGCACTGAGCTTCTGCTATGACCCGGGCAATAGTGTGCTCTGGTCAGGGTCGACAGCATTCCGAAATGTTCGGCTTGTCCGGCGACGCCTCCGAAGCCGAACCCCTCTGGGAGCACGGGCGGATTTTGCTTGACGGCCTGGATCCCCGCCTCAATGTGCGCGAGGTCTGGTGGAGACACTCCACTCCAACCGGTTTGGGCAGATCATTTGCGCGATTTAGCGGCATTAGGTAGCAAAACCCGGTTTTTGCTACCTAATGCCGCGATTTAGACCCTTTCGGCAACCGCGGCGCTAAGAACGTCGCTTCCTGCCCAAGTAGTCCTCGCTGGCTCCAGCGTCGGGGAACTAGCGACCTAGGGCGCTTCAGAAGTGCTTGACCGTATCGTAGCATGGGAACTGGCGGCTCATAGAGCCGCAATGATGGATGTGCATACTTCGCCTGGAGACGGTTTGCTGTCTATCCGCGGACTGCAACGAGGAATGATCGATAGGCAGTGCGAGTGTCATCGCTGCCTTGGCAATTGTGAACCCCGATGATTGTTCATCCTCGCGGCACGCGGCAGACGCTTCAAGCGGTGGTAGCAGGGCCGAGCAGCTCCAACCGATCAGAATGACACTCCTGCCTGTGGTGGTGGCATCGCATACCAGGCTGCCTCGACCGGGAAGTCTGGACGTGAGGTTAACCGGCACTGGCCGGAAGAGGTGAAAGCGCAAATCGTTTCGGAGAGTTTCGGCTAGGAGCGCTGGTGAATGAAGTCGCAGAGCGACATGGCCTGACGCCGAACCATCTGTCCACTTGGCGAACGATGGCGCGGCAGGGCGAGCTGGTTCTGCCTGCGCCTGAGGAGGCGGTAGAATTTGCAGCGGCAACCGTCGAAACACCTCTTTCATAACCGCCGGTCAGCCTGGCCGCACTACCCGCTGATGTGGAATGTTCCTTCGTCAACGTAGAGCACATCTTCAAGTAGGCTGATCCTCGGGCACATGAACTTTACCTGTTCCGTATAGTCTTGCAGCCAAGGCGGATTTGTAGCAACGTTGTCGCGCAGGATCTGCCCGGGCTTACCGTTCCTGCGTCAAGTGTTCCCAGAACACGCCCCTCACGGGGGCCCTACGGGCCACATCAAGCTGTCACTTGTCATTGCCCTGAGGCAGCAGGGCGATGACTTTCAATCTCCTCCCGTAACTGAGCGAACGCTTCCGCGCGCGCTAAAACCGATTGAGCACGATTATCTTCGAGGGCGGCCAGCACGGTTTCGAAGGCCGTGCTGTCGCCGACCTCCAGGAGTCTTTGATATGTGACGCCCGCGTCGCCCGCTACAATTGATCGGGTGACACTCATCGTCTTTTGCATGCGGACGCCGATCTTAATCGGGATATGCAGATCGCCGATTTTTCTGCACTCAACACTGATGTTGTAATCCTTGAATGGTCTTCCGCCAGTCAAGATCCCACGGTTCCGAAATTTCTCTACTTGTTGGGAGTACAACCAATAGCGTCCGGGTTCCAGCCATAGGCCGTGGTCAGTGACTGCTTCGATCTTGTACGATCCCATTTCATCCGATGCATTTGATTCGAGCCATTTCAGCGCGTTGTCGATATCTTTCCTTGGAAGGGAAATGTGTATCGAGTCGATGTTGCTGTAGCAGATCAAGGCATCTGGAAACCGTGAGCAGATCGCCTCCATCATCTCCAGCACCATCACCCGTCCTCTTGCAACGATGCGCTGGTTGAAGAAGAAGCACGTAGATTGGTCAAACAGATTGGGGCTGGTAACGACCGTCCCGGCGGCGTCGGTGAAACTGGATATTCGACCGCGGTGCTCCAGCCAGCTATCGATGGAAGCTTCCGGCTCGTCCGAGGCTGGAACAATGCCGTATATCGATCTCAGAAACTCAAAGGCTCGGTTACGGCTGCTGAACGAGGATCGTAACGACGACGGTCGGCTCGCGCACGACGACAGCAAGGTCGATAGGAATTTCTCGCGATCGGCCAGCGTCTTGTTGCCCTGGGCGCGAAAGTTCTTCCTTCGGGCGAAGGAGCGAATGGCCTCCTTTGCCAAGGGATGTCTGATTTCGTGATCGGACACGACCGCATGAGTGACGTGGATGGTGTCGAAATGGCGGCGGTAGTATTCGAGCTCAAACTCGTTGAGATCGACCTCGACGGCTTCGTCCAGCGATGCGCCGAGATATCGGCCGGAGCAAAAGCTGCGGAACGGGTTATGCCGCCGGATGAAGTCGGTGTTGGGATGGCTGAGAAGGCAACGGTAGAGGCCCGTCTTCAGTGTATCGCCAAGCGCCAGCGGCCGGTTCCACGCGATTATCTCCAGTGAGGACGGCTTAGGGAACGAGTGCTGCATGCAGGCGGAGTACATGGCGTTGAAGTCGATCGCCAATACGGCCCGGTCATCACGCTTTTCCTCAAGGACGAAAACATCTTGGATAGGCAAGTGCCAAGCCGAATAAAAACAGACATCGAGATTGTTCTTCCGACGGACGGCATTGCAGATCGTATTCCACTTATCGTCGCAGAATTCGGCGGCAGAGATGAAATGGCGCCGATAGCGTCGGACTACCGCCCCTACCCTGTCAAAGCTGATCTTTGAATTGCTAATGAATGGATGGGGCGGAAGCCACGGGTAGATCGCCTCGAGCACAATCGGCGGACGACGGCCCGGATTGGCCAGCGCAATAAGATCCGCCTCCCTCTTCGTCAGTACGGCCGGGAGGGTATTGGGATCGGCCCGATAGTTCTCGATTGGATATGTTCCTCCGACATCTGTTATCGATGCGCCGTCGGAGGCCAGCAGGAAAGGCTCCCGTCTCGTGCGACCCTTCTGTTTGCGGAGGAGTGACGTTCGGATTTCGCTCGGAAGTTCGGGCGACGCGTGGAAGCGAAAACTGCGGCTCATCAGATTAGCCTTTGTTTCGGGCTTCGCGCCTCATCAGGAGGATGCCGCAGCGAGCGAGGGCTAGTTCGTTGAGGAGAATTGATCGATCTGGAACGTCCGTCGTAATTGATTCATGGCGCAATGCGCGATCGATCGTGTGTCGGACAGAAAATGGAAAGAGGTATGTTAGCGGGTGAAGGTGCCGCAGGGGCCAGTTCTTGATATGCCCCTTGCCGGGTTGTGAGCGGCCTGTATCCTGCTCGGGAAGGTGCGACCGGGCTGTCTCATAAAGCTTTTCGAGAGACCGGAGTTCTTCCAGCGATCCCACGCCTATCTCAACGATCGAATAGTGAAGGCGCGCGAGCGATAGGATCGCGCGCGTGCTATCCCTGCTAAGGGCCGCGGCTCCCGGATTTCCAGGAGAGTCTGCGAGCGTATGGATGGCGGTCCGCAGGATACCAGTCCTGTCATAGGCGACTAAGAAAGGTTTGCTTCCCGCCTCTTTCAGCACTGAGGCCAACCATACCCTTTGCGCGGTATTCACCTTGACGCCTTCGCCACTTAGGTACTGTTCGAGCAACGCCCGAAGCCCGTGGGTGAGCGTGGCCGTGATGGCAGACGAGTAGGGAAGGTCTTCCCACTTGGAGTAGCGACTGATGGCATAGGCTTTCCCCATAGAGAGGAGCGACTTGAGAAACGGCCTTTCGGTGTCCGGCCACTGATGTTCTCCAGAGAGCGCCGTGTCCGCCTCGTGAAGCGCCCAGCGCCATTCTGCCGGCGAGACGCCTCTAGCGTTGAGGATACGCGCGCCTATCGATTTAAGCGAAAGAAGCTTTACGTCTCCGATCGCTTCGAGTTCCTCGTTGAGGAGGCGTTCTTCCTCCTCCCGTTCATTGGCGGCTTGTATTGCGCTCGGGCTGACGTAACCATCAACGTCGCTCACCCAAAAACTGTCACTGTCAAAACTTTGACTCATGCCTGAAATGTCCGCCCCATCTGCCGTCGGATTACTCTATGGCTTCAATGCGATGGCAACAAGTGAGCGCAGGACGCAAATCCGACTTGACCACATGCCAGACCTTGCGCTTGCGACGGGCTTGCCGCGCCTGCCTGTCGTTGCGCCGAACGGGTCGCTCGGACTTTATTGCTCATTTGCAACTCAAGCCATCGAGGATCGGCGGATCAACTTGTCCTTCGGCGGGGTTTTCCAAGTAGCTCTTTGTAAACCGCCATGGGTGGGCTTCGTCTGAAAATGCCGCCGACAGTGGACGCCATCCCAAGGTGCCGCCAAACCGTACTGGGACTCTGGCGCGCGCGATTGCTATTGGCAGGAAAAGAGTCAGGGGAAACGGCTTAGAGGGAAACCGCGTCCATTCTCGGTGGAGGTGTCACAGTTTTCGAATGTAACCGTAGGCATTTCGGGAATCGAACATGGTTGGCCAAGTGCTCCCGGACGGCAAGTCCACATTTGAAAACATAGCTGTCCCATCTTCGTCGCTAATCTGAACGGTCGATGCCTCGACGATTTGCCGGTTAGGTGTATTCATAGGGAATGTCCGTTGAACCTCCCAATGGCTACCAGTGAGATTGCATCGGGTGTAGCCAATCGGCGAGAAGATGTGAGCGATAATCGTGCTGCCACTTCTTCGTCACGGTGCATGAACTGCACCGCTCCCCCCTTCGATGAGGTAAACATGTTCTTCGCCGGGACAGCCATCGCGAAATGGATTCCTGGTGTCGGCGTCCAAAGCTCCCATCTGTTCACGATGATTTTAGTCGTGCCCACTATGTCCGATACGATTTCCTCCCGTCCCCGGCATCCGTCTCTTGAGCGGAGTCGACAGAGCGATGGATGTTAATCTGGATGTTGGCGTGAAAAAACTCTCGGACTGGATTTGCACCACGGTACGGTGGGCCTCGTGCCTGCAAAGCTGCGTCGAGTCGGGAGCGAGATGCTTCGTTGAATTGAGGCCGGACGATGCGTTGAGCCGTATGGCTAGAGAGGCGTTTCCTGACGTTGAGAGCCGTAGCTTTGAGCGACTTTCAAATCCCTTGTGGGCGCGCGAGCATCGATCGCCGCACGCGCACATTAGCTGCGCTTGTCGAGAGCCGTCTTCGCCACCATCCCTAGAAGCTATAGCGACCAACCGAACGTATAGCACAGCGCTATCCTCAGTGTGATTTCGCGGAACGTTACCGAGACGTATTTTGTTCATGTCGCCTTGGACGGCGGACAACTGAAGTTTTCTCAAAGAAGCAACGAGAAGGCCTCAAATCACGGCCCTCTCTCACCCGTTGAAGGAACAATCATGAAACACGCAATCAGCTTTGCCGCGCTCGCAGTCGTAGCTTCGGTCGCCTTTACCACAACGAGCCGCGCCGACAGCCTCACCATGAACGACGGCCCGCAGATCGAGAAGACACTTCGGACCTTCGACAAGGCCTTCGATGTCAAGTATCTGAACGACTATCAGAACCAGAAGACGCAGCCCGATGCGGAAGACACCGCAATTCCTCGCACGAAGGAAGGCGTCCAGAACATTCGTGCGTCCATTTCCGCGAACAAGGGCCTGACTGAAAAGCTGCAGGCGAAGGGCATCGACATCGACAACGTGGTGAACGCTCAGCAGGCTGCCGACGGTTCCATGACGTTCTTCATCAAGTAGGTGTCGGACTGGTCCGACCTGATCCTCCCCAGGTCGGACCAGTCTCTTTTGAGGCAGGAAGTGTGGGTCCACCCTTCGCCGCCCTGCAACGAACTATCAGATCTCCATCCATCTGCCGGTGCGCCTCGTCCTGCCATTCGAGAAAGTCCCAGATCTGATCAGCAGTGCTAGGGACTACCGACGTTCGCGGGACGGCTCGTCCGCATCGGCAACAGCACCCCACCAATTTGCGGGAGCCTTGCATACATCAAGCCCCTGCTAGTCCGACGACACCGCGTCGACTTGTAAATCGCATGGGCTGGACGCGGCGACCAGCACGGCAGGCCGCCAAGCTTTCAACAGAGTTCGCACGCACGCGCAACCATTTCGTTCCGGGCCATTAAACCATGGCTGTGTCGGATCAAGTCGGCTGCCCAGCCTCCGATGACGACACAAGGCGTCATTGTATTGCCGGTCGTGATCCGCGGCATGATGGAGGACTCGGCGATGCGAAGTCCTATAATGCCATATGCGTTGAGCTCATTGTCGACTGCCGAAACCCGACGAGTCTCATCTTAGCGGTGCAGGACCTGTCGATAGGTGACGGCGGACCGCCGTATAAAGTTAAGCATCTTAGTCTATCGCGCCTGCAACCATTGGTCTGAGGCCATCGCCGTTCCCGATTGCTGGACACAGCTCCAATGCGTTCAAGGCGCAGCTATGTCTTCAGGCTCACTGAGTGCGCTCTGTTCGATCGAGATGGCAACCTATATCGGAGTCCGCCAGCCTAACGCGGCCACGGCTTTTTTGGTGCAAGACCATTCAACATCGTCCAGCCATCCAGCGGATATTCAACACCGGCCTCTAACGTGCGGCTTTACTATCGCAGCCTTACTGCGATCCTATGCGTGGTGATCACGAGGCCCGCCCACGGCGCTGATCGCGAGTAGGCGTGAATTCAAAAGATGCTTCTCCGAATGCCATTATCGACTACGATTTACTGGAGTGAACGTCAGGCTGCGGAAGGGCGTCCGAGC includes:
- a CDS encoding AEC family transporter yields the protein MIATILLALTPIFFVMTLGYGAGRWSIVDNHHVDGLNVLVMNFALPASLFAATASASRSEMYAQAPLFVILSGMMLFVFLGWYFFQVRFRKIGKPDSSLQALTIAFPNLAGVGLPILADVIGPDGTIPLAVALAAGSIVISPLALVLVELNVKKDRVDPSAGKSKVFNALRHALTKPVVLAPALGIVFSLSGLPTGKVLDASLLLIGHAAPGVALFLTGVVLSAQAFRLNWKVVNATIVADLVRPLLTAAIVLALGVAPETAKVAILLAAVPSGFFGILFAVNYRLDSATTGSMVIASTISSVVTLAVAIALLYPH
- a CDS encoding transposase; translation: MNEVAERHGLTPNHLSTWRTMARQGELVLPAPEEAVEFAAATVETPLS